The following proteins come from a genomic window of Candidatus Alcyoniella australis:
- a CDS encoding glycosyltransferase family 2 protein encodes MQVSVIIPVKNARPMLVAAVRSVLSQDADVAEVLVIDDCSSDGSGEAVDGMDSRVRVLQGAGKGPAAARNLGAEAARGELLAFLDADDEWLPHSLEPRLELLRRNQRAVLAFSDAELVDRLDRPLGLLHQDRAVIAGRIYPALLLDNFLPTSSVVVRAEAFRDLEHGFQQDFQPCEDYRLWLRLAAAGPCELEPRPLVRRRLRRAGFGADYLASITAQSAVLEDSLAADGRADLATWQPLRQRLVVLHHVRGQLLARDGQREQALAAYDAARNWGDLGLRLGWHAWMIRALYPLARRLVSPRRLGVEPLP; translated from the coding sequence TTGCAGGTCTCGGTAATCATCCCGGTCAAAAACGCCCGGCCGATGCTGGTGGCCGCGGTACGTTCGGTGCTCAGCCAGGACGCGGATGTGGCCGAGGTGCTGGTGATCGACGATTGCAGCTCCGACGGCTCGGGCGAGGCCGTGGACGGGATGGACTCGCGGGTGCGGGTGCTCCAAGGCGCGGGCAAGGGCCCGGCCGCCGCGCGCAACCTCGGGGCCGAGGCGGCCCGCGGTGAGCTGCTGGCTTTTCTCGACGCGGACGATGAATGGTTGCCCCACAGCCTGGAGCCGCGACTGGAGCTGCTGCGGCGCAATCAAAGGGCCGTGCTGGCCTTTTCCGACGCCGAGCTGGTCGACCGTCTGGACCGCCCGCTGGGATTGCTGCACCAGGACCGCGCGGTGATCGCGGGCCGGATCTACCCGGCGCTGCTGCTCGACAACTTCCTGCCCACATCGTCGGTGGTGGTACGCGCCGAAGCGTTCCGCGACCTGGAGCACGGCTTTCAGCAGGACTTCCAACCCTGCGAAGACTACCGCCTCTGGCTGCGGCTGGCCGCGGCCGGCCCCTGCGAGCTCGAACCGCGGCCGTTGGTGCGGCGGCGTCTGCGACGGGCCGGATTCGGCGCCGATTATCTGGCGAGCATCACCGCCCAAAGCGCGGTGCTCGAAGACAGCCTGGCGGCCGACGGCCGCGCCGATCTGGCAACCTGGCAACCGCTGCGACAGCGGCTGGTCGTGCTGCATCACGTACGCGGCCAACTGTTGGCGCGCGACGGTCAGCGCGAACAGGCCCTGGCGGCCTACGACGCGGCGCGCAATTGGGGCGATCTGGGCCTGCGCCTGGGCTGGCACGCCTGGATGATCCGCGCGCTGTATCCCCTGGCGCGTAGGCTGGTCTCGCCGCGCAGGTTGGGGGTCGAGCCGCTTCCTTGA
- the asnB gene encoding asparagine synthase (glutamine-hydrolyzing): MCGIAGIWTTKDFPPDQGPDVGPMTRILAHRGPDEEAIWREGPVQLGVRRLRVIDLVTGSQPMFNEDRSIVVVFNGEIYNFKQLRAELEADHEFRTNSDTEVIVHAYEQWGVDCLQHFNGMFAFALYDGQRLLVARDRIGEKPLYYSLRPEGLFLASEVKSLLTQFQSEPEIDEHFWTFDAAVGERSLFKGIKTLPPAHYLLFDGKRLEERRYWDLLDQGDPIKDEQQAVDELRWLLEDSVKLRMIADVPVGMFLSGGLDSALIACLSGPQLAYSCHFPLGEAFAEIEYARMVARHAKIELVEVTPTPDEMREMLPKIVWNLDMPIATASPLGEFSLARKARERVKVILGGQGADETFGGYVRYLLMNLEHEMSRAPQLSSYHDLARYFWSENTFRDPAHRYFELISRSSTGPGEPRELIERLFSNHTGIVDRMGYADLHVGLPSLLQMNDRAASAYGLENRCPFLDHRIVEFGFRLPNQMKIDGFSTKVLLRKVARGIVPDPVIDRKDKKGLVVPFHRWLTGELSVWARELIESLHARIEPGGREQRGQFDRHSYTLVCLELWFRNFFPDWRFKPSSE, translated from the coding sequence ATGTGCGGTATCGCAGGAATCTGGACCACCAAAGACTTCCCTCCCGACCAGGGACCGGACGTGGGGCCGATGACCCGCATCCTGGCCCACCGCGGCCCGGACGAGGAGGCGATCTGGCGCGAGGGCCCGGTGCAGTTGGGCGTGCGGCGGCTGCGGGTGATCGATCTGGTCACCGGCTCGCAGCCGATGTTCAACGAGGACCGCTCGATCGTGGTGGTGTTCAACGGCGAGATCTACAACTTCAAGCAACTGCGCGCCGAGCTCGAGGCTGACCACGAGTTTCGCACCAACAGCGATACCGAGGTGATCGTCCACGCCTACGAGCAGTGGGGCGTCGACTGCCTTCAGCACTTCAACGGGATGTTCGCCTTTGCACTCTACGACGGCCAACGGCTGCTGGTGGCCCGCGACCGGATAGGCGAAAAGCCGCTGTACTACAGCCTGCGACCCGAGGGGCTGTTTCTGGCCTCCGAGGTCAAGAGCCTGCTCACGCAGTTTCAAAGCGAGCCCGAGATTGACGAACACTTCTGGACCTTTGACGCCGCGGTGGGCGAGCGCAGCTTGTTCAAGGGGATTAAGACCCTGCCCCCGGCCCACTACCTGCTGTTCGACGGCAAGCGGCTCGAGGAGAGGCGCTATTGGGATCTGCTGGACCAAGGCGACCCGATCAAGGACGAGCAGCAGGCGGTGGACGAGCTGCGCTGGCTGCTCGAGGACTCGGTCAAGCTGCGGATGATCGCCGACGTGCCCGTGGGGATGTTCCTCTCCGGCGGCCTGGACTCGGCCTTGATCGCCTGCCTCTCGGGACCGCAGTTGGCCTACTCGTGTCACTTCCCCCTGGGCGAGGCTTTCGCCGAGATCGAGTACGCCCGAATGGTGGCGCGCCACGCCAAAATCGAACTGGTCGAGGTCACGCCGACCCCCGACGAGATGCGCGAAATGCTGCCCAAGATCGTCTGGAACTTGGACATGCCGATCGCCACGGCCTCGCCGCTGGGCGAGTTCTCGCTGGCGCGCAAGGCCCGCGAGCGGGTCAAGGTGATCCTCGGCGGCCAGGGCGCGGACGAGACCTTCGGCGGCTACGTGCGCTACCTGCTGATGAACCTCGAGCACGAGATGTCGCGCGCGCCGCAGCTGAGCTCGTACCACGATCTGGCGCGCTACTTCTGGTCGGAAAACACGTTCCGCGACCCGGCGCACCGCTACTTCGAGCTGATCAGCCGCTCGTCCACCGGGCCGGGCGAGCCGCGCGAGCTGATCGAGCGGCTGTTCTCGAACCACACGGGGATCGTCGACCGCATGGGCTACGCCGATTTGCACGTGGGCCTGCCCAGCCTGTTGCAGATGAACGACCGCGCGGCCTCGGCCTACGGCCTGGAGAACCGCTGCCCGTTTTTAGACCATCGCATCGTCGAGTTCGGCTTCCGCCTGCCCAATCAAATGAAGATCGACGGCTTCAGCACCAAGGTCCTGTTGCGCAAGGTGGCGCGGGGGATCGTCCCCGACCCGGTGATCGACCGCAAAGATAAGAAGGGGCTGGTGGTGCCCTTTCACCGCTGGCTGACCGGCGAGCTGTCGGTCTGGGCCCGCGAGCTGATCGAATCGCTGCACGCGCGGATCGAGCCCGGCGGCCGCGAACAGCGTGGCCAGTTCGATCGTCACAGCTACACCCTGGTCTGCCTCGAGCTGTGGTTCCGCAACTTCTTCCCCGACTGGCGGTTTAAGCCGTCGTCGGAATAG